One Defluviimonas aquaemixtae DNA window includes the following coding sequences:
- the fsa gene encoding fructose-6-phosphate aldolase has protein sequence MKFFVDTADTAAIKELNDLGMVDGVTTNPSLILKAGRDIIEVTKEICDMVSGPVSAEVVATEAKAMIAEGLKLSKIAPNIAIKVPLTWDGLTACKAFASEGLKVNVTLCFSAAQAILAAKAGASFISPFIGRLDDIHMDGVDLIHDIRTIYDNYDFSTEILAASIRSVNHVIDCAKIGADVVTAPPSVIKAMANHVLTDKGLELFLNDWAKTGQKIV, from the coding sequence ATGAAATTCTTCGTTGATACCGCAGACACCGCCGCCATCAAGGAACTGAACGACCTTGGGATGGTCGACGGGGTGACGACAAATCCCTCGCTGATCCTGAAAGCGGGGCGTGACATCATCGAAGTGACCAAGGAGATCTGCGACATGGTCTCGGGCCCCGTTTCCGCCGAAGTCGTGGCCACCGAGGCCAAGGCGATGATTGCCGAAGGTCTGAAGCTGTCCAAGATCGCGCCCAACATCGCGATCAAGGTGCCTCTGACCTGGGACGGTCTCACCGCCTGCAAGGCTTTCGCATCGGAGGGGCTGAAGGTCAACGTCACGCTCTGCTTCTCGGCCGCGCAGGCGATCCTCGCCGCGAAGGCGGGCGCCTCGTTCATCTCGCCCTTCATCGGGCGGCTCGACGACATCCATATGGACGGGGTCGACCTGATCCACGACATCCGCACGATCTACGACAACTACGACTTCTCCACCGAGATCCTTGCCGCCTCGATCCGCTCGGTGAACCACGTGATCGACTGCGCCAAGATCGGCGCCGACGTTGTGACCGCGCCGCCTTCGGTGATCAAGGCAATGGCCAATCACGTCCTCACGGACAAAGGGCTGGAACTGTTTCTGAACGACTGGGCAAAAACCGGGCAGAAAATCGTTTGA
- the ruvB gene encoding Holliday junction branch migration DNA helicase RuvB codes for MEPDPTLRPAPQPEDADRALRPQALQDFIGQEEARANLRVFIESAKLRGEAMDHTLFHGPPGLGKTTLAQIMAKELGVNFRMTSGPVLARAGDLAAILTNLETRDVLFIDEIHRLNPAVEEVLYPAMEDFELDLVIGEGPAARTVRIELQPFTLVGATTRLGLLTTPLRDRFGIPTRLQFYTASELDQIVARGARLMGIAAEPEGTREIARRARGTPRVAGRLLRRVVDFALVEGDGRLTREVADGALTRLGVDHLGLDGADRRYLTLIAENYAGGPVGVETLSAALSEVRDAIEEVIEPFLLQQGLIQRTPRGRMLAGKAWTHLGMATPKAPGQGDLFVK; via the coding sequence ATGGAACCCGATCCCACGCTCCGCCCCGCGCCGCAGCCCGAGGATGCCGACCGGGCGCTGAGGCCGCAGGCGCTTCAAGACTTCATCGGTCAGGAGGAAGCGCGCGCCAATCTTCGTGTTTTCATCGAAAGCGCGAAGCTGCGTGGCGAGGCGATGGATCACACGCTCTTCCACGGCCCACCCGGCCTCGGCAAGACCACGCTCGCGCAGATCATGGCGAAGGAGCTCGGCGTAAACTTCCGCATGACCTCCGGACCAGTGCTGGCGCGGGCGGGCGACCTGGCCGCGATCCTGACCAATCTCGAAACGCGCGACGTTCTCTTCATCGACGAGATCCACCGGCTGAACCCGGCAGTCGAGGAGGTGCTTTATCCCGCGATGGAGGATTTCGAACTCGACCTCGTGATCGGCGAGGGACCGGCCGCGCGGACCGTAAGGATCGAGCTTCAACCCTTCACACTCGTGGGGGCGACGACGCGGCTCGGCCTCTTGACCACGCCGCTCCGGGACCGCTTCGGCATCCCGACGCGCCTTCAGTTCTACACTGCCTCCGAGCTTGACCAGATCGTGGCGCGCGGGGCGCGGCTGATGGGGATCGCGGCCGAGCCTGAGGGCACGCGCGAAATCGCGCGGCGGGCGCGGGGAACACCGCGCGTCGCCGGTCGACTTCTGCGCCGGGTCGTCGATTTCGCGCTCGTGGAGGGCGACGGGCGGCTCACGCGCGAGGTGGCGGACGGGGCGCTAACCCGGCTCGGGGTTGATCATCTCGGGCTCGACGGGGCGGACCGGCGCTACCTTACGCTGATCGCGGAGAATTACGCCGGCGGGCCGGTCGGTGTCGAGACGCTGTCGGCGGCACTGTCGGAGGTGCGGGACGCGATCGAGGAGGTAATCGAGCCGTTCCTGCTCCAGCAGGGGCTGATCCAGCGCACCCCGAGAGGGCGGATGCTGGCGGGCAAGGCCTGGACCCATCTCGGAATGGCCACGCCAAAGGCGCCGGGGCAGGGCGACCTGTTCGTGAAATGA
- a CDS encoding primosomal protein N': MADQSFFDEGALVSVLTTEPVGRALDYRAPEGGCFAGAFVEVPLGPRRVLGVVWGAGEGGYDIAKVRPVTLVLDAAPMAEAMRAFLIRAAEYTLTPMPGMLRLATRAPGLADPPGPRRVYRKGWAKPDRMTDARTRVIAVLDDYGGAAFTLGELAALAGVSTSVVKGLAKQGAVVEEEAPRDLPYRRLDPDLAGKDLAEDQAAATCQLRAGIAEGRYGTTLLKGVTGSGKTEVYLEAVAECLRMGRQALVLLPEIALTAEFLNRVEERFGAMPGEWHSGVTQTERRRLWRMAGEGGVGLVVGARSALFLPFRDLGLIVVDEEHDTSYKQEDGVLYNARDMAVLRASLCDAQVVLASATPCLETWVNAEAGKYSRINLTSRFGVAEMPGLSAIDMRAETLEANRWIGPTLASAVRERNERGEQALLFLNRRGYAPVTICRACGHQIGCDHCDARMVEHRFLKRLVCHQCGETKPMPEACPSCAAEGRLAPVGPGVERLAEEVAERFPEARVAVLSSDLFSSARALKDKIGEIAGGTADIIIGTQLVAKGHNFPLLTLVGVIDADLGLQGSDLRAAERTFQLMRQVSGRAGRSERPGEAMLQTYQPEHAVIRAILSGEEEAFWRAEAAERQAAGMPPFGRLAGVVLSSPDVQTVFDFGAELARRDAPLRRIGAQVFGPAPAPVARVRGRHRVRLLVKAAKGAALQPALAEWVRQLKIPNNLRLAIDIDPQSFY; this comes from the coding sequence TTGGCTGATCAGTCGTTTTTCGACGAGGGCGCGCTCGTCTCTGTTCTGACGACCGAGCCAGTGGGCCGCGCGCTCGACTACCGCGCGCCGGAGGGCGGCTGCTTCGCAGGGGCGTTCGTGGAGGTGCCGCTCGGCCCGCGCCGGGTGCTGGGCGTCGTCTGGGGGGCGGGCGAAGGCGGCTACGACATCGCCAAGGTCCGGCCCGTGACGCTGGTTCTCGACGCCGCGCCGATGGCCGAGGCGATGCGGGCCTTCCTGATCCGCGCGGCGGAATACACGCTGACGCCGATGCCGGGGATGCTCAGGCTCGCGACGCGCGCGCCCGGCCTCGCCGACCCGCCGGGGCCGCGGAGGGTCTATCGGAAAGGCTGGGCGAAACCCGACCGGATGACCGACGCACGTACGCGGGTCATTGCTGTTCTCGACGACTACGGCGGTGCAGCGTTCACTTTGGGCGAGCTCGCCGCGCTCGCCGGGGTTTCGACGAGCGTCGTGAAGGGTTTGGCCAAGCAGGGCGCCGTGGTCGAGGAAGAGGCGCCGCGCGATCTGCCCTATCGGCGGCTCGACCCGGATCTGGCGGGCAAGGACCTGGCGGAAGATCAGGCCGCCGCCACCTGTCAGCTCCGCGCGGGCATTGCCGAGGGGCGCTACGGCACTACGCTCTTGAAGGGCGTGACCGGTTCGGGCAAGACGGAAGTCTATCTGGAGGCGGTCGCCGAATGCCTGCGTATGGGGCGGCAGGCGCTGGTCCTTTTGCCCGAGATCGCCCTGACCGCGGAGTTCCTGAACCGCGTTGAGGAGCGGTTCGGCGCGATGCCCGGCGAGTGGCATTCGGGCGTCACCCAGACCGAACGGCGGCGGCTTTGGCGCATGGCGGGCGAGGGCGGTGTTGGCCTTGTCGTCGGCGCGCGGTCGGCGCTGTTCCTGCCCTTCCGCGACCTCGGCCTGATCGTCGTCGACGAGGAACACGACACCTCTTACAAGCAGGAAGACGGCGTCCTTTACAACGCGCGCGACATGGCGGTTCTGCGCGCCTCTCTATGCGACGCGCAGGTAGTGCTAGCGTCCGCCACGCCCTGTCTCGAGACATGGGTGAATGCCGAGGCCGGAAAGTATTCCCGCATCAATCTGACCTCGCGGTTCGGCGTGGCCGAGATGCCCGGGCTTTCAGCCATCGACATGCGCGCCGAGACTTTAGAGGCGAACCGCTGGATCGGCCCAACGCTCGCCTCCGCCGTTCGCGAGAGGAACGAACGCGGGGAGCAGGCATTGCTGTTCCTGAACCGTCGGGGTTACGCGCCGGTCACGATCTGCCGTGCCTGCGGCCACCAGATCGGATGCGACCACTGCGATGCCCGAATGGTCGAGCATCGTTTCCTCAAGCGCCTCGTCTGCCATCAATGCGGCGAGACGAAACCGATGCCCGAAGCCTGCCCCTCCTGCGCGGCCGAAGGGCGGCTGGCGCCGGTCGGTCCGGGCGTCGAACGGTTGGCTGAAGAGGTGGCAGAACGATTCCCCGAGGCGCGGGTTGCGGTCCTGTCCTCCGATCTATTTTCCTCGGCGCGTGCGCTGAAAGACAAGATCGGCGAGATCGCCGGAGGCACAGCCGACATCATCATTGGGACGCAGCTTGTCGCGAAGGGGCACAATTTCCCGCTTCTGACGCTCGTCGGTGTCATCGACGCCGATCTGGGACTGCAGGGCTCCGACCTCCGGGCGGCCGAACGCACGTTTCAGCTTATGCGCCAAGTGTCCGGCCGCGCCGGGCGCAGCGAGCGTCCAGGCGAGGCGATGCTTCAGACCTACCAGCCCGAACATGCCGTCATCCGCGCGATCCTGTCGGGCGAGGAGGAGGCGTTCTGGCGCGCCGAGGCGGCCGAGCGGCAGGCCGCCGGGATGCCGCCCTTCGGCCGGCTCGCGGGCGTTGTGTTGTCGTCGCCCGATGTGCAGACCGTGTTCGATTTCGGTGCCGAGCTTGCCCGCCGCGACGCGCCGCTTCGCCGCATCGGGGCGCAGGTCTTCGGCCCCGCGCCCGCGCCCGTCGCGCGTGTCCGGGGGCGGCACCGCGTGCGCCTGCTCGTGAAGGCGGCCAAAGGCGCGGCCCTGCAGCCTGCGCTTGCCGAATGGGTGAGGCAGCTCAAGATCCCGAACAATCTGCGCCTCGCGATCGATATCGATCCGCAGAGCTTCTACTGA
- the ruvC gene encoding crossover junction endodeoxyribonuclease RuvC, with protein sequence MRVLGIDPGLRNLGWGVIEVAGSRLSHVANGIIRSEGKELAVRLLSLHAALAEIVALHRPDAAAVEQTFVNKDGAGTLKLGQARGIALLVPAQAGLSVGEYAPNAVKKAVVGVGHADKAQIAHMVRHQLPGVALAGPDAADALAIAICHAHYLQSAGRLAAAIRGAA encoded by the coding sequence ATGCGCGTTCTCGGGATCGATCCGGGGCTTCGGAACCTCGGCTGGGGTGTGATCGAAGTCGCCGGATCGCGACTCAGCCATGTCGCCAATGGCATCATCCGCTCCGAGGGCAAGGAACTCGCGGTGCGGCTTCTGTCACTTCATGCCGCGCTTGCGGAAATCGTGGCGCTGCACCGGCCCGACGCGGCGGCCGTCGAGCAGACTTTCGTCAACAAGGACGGCGCGGGGACGCTGAAACTCGGCCAAGCTCGCGGGATTGCGCTCCTGGTGCCGGCGCAGGCGGGCCTCAGCGTGGGTGAATACGCGCCGAACGCGGTCAAGAAGGCGGTTGTGGGCGTGGGCCATGCCGACAAGGCACAGATCGCCCACATGGTGCGCCATCAACTGCCAGGCGTGGCGCTTGCAGGTCCGGATGCGGCCGATGCGCTCGCCATCGCGATCTGCCACGCCCACTATCTGCAAAGCGCAGGCCGATTGGCGGCGGCGATCCGGGGCGCGGCATGA
- a CDS encoding tyrosine recombinase XerC — protein sequence MALALSPALRDALARWLAQLAGVDGAAANTVTAYRSDVAGWLDFLSRHEGDTLGSARLAKLTQRDMRAWMAHERARGCVARSLARKLSAVKRFTRWLADREGFDPSAVLAARSPKFQRKLPRPLSEDAARDVIDQMASLPRQDWIAARDAAIATVLYGCGLRISEALGLTGADSPLPEILNIRGKGGKERIVPTLPVARAAVARYVALCPHPIAEAPGSALFRGHRGGPLNPRLVARAMERARLGLGLPATATPHAMRHSFATHLLAAGGDLRAIQELLGHASLSTTQAYTAVDTARLMYIYEKAHPRA from the coding sequence ATGGCCCTCGCTCTTTCCCCCGCCCTGCGCGATGCGCTGGCGCGTTGGCTCGCCCAACTGGCAGGTGTCGACGGCGCCGCGGCCAATACGGTCACGGCCTACCGTTCGGATGTAGCGGGATGGCTCGACTTCCTGTCTCGGCATGAGGGGGACACACTCGGCTCCGCCCGGCTCGCCAAGCTGACCCAGCGCGACATGCGCGCGTGGATGGCCCATGAGCGGGCACGGGGATGCGTCGCGCGCTCGCTCGCGCGGAAGCTTTCGGCCGTCAAGCGCTTCACCCGCTGGCTCGCCGACCGCGAGGGCTTCGACCCGAGCGCGGTCCTCGCCGCGCGCAGCCCGAAGTTCCAGCGCAAGCTGCCACGCCCGCTCAGCGAAGACGCCGCGCGCGACGTGATCGACCAGATGGCCAGCCTGCCGCGCCAAGACTGGATCGCCGCCCGCGACGCCGCGATCGCAACGGTGCTCTACGGCTGCGGGCTCCGTATCTCCGAAGCACTCGGGCTGACCGGAGCGGACAGCCCGCTGCCCGAGATCCTCAATATCCGCGGCAAGGGCGGGAAGGAACGCATCGTTCCCACCCTGCCGGTCGCGCGCGCCGCGGTGGCGCGTTACGTCGCGCTTTGCCCCCACCCGATCGCCGAGGCGCCCGGTTCGGCGCTGTTCCGGGGCCATCGCGGCGGCCCGCTGAACCCGCGCCTTGTCGCCCGCGCGATGGAGAGGGCGCGTCTCGGACTGGGCTTGCCGGCGACGGCCACGCCACACGCGATGCGGCACAGCTTCGCCACCCACCTTCTGGCTGCGGGCGGCGATCTCCGGGCAATCCAGGAACTTCTCGGCCACGCCTCGCTCTCGACCACGCAGGCCTACACGGCGGTAGACACGGCGCGGCTGATGTACATCTACGAAAAGGCGCATCCGCGCGCGTGA
- a CDS encoding DUF1127 domain-containing protein, with the protein MSVIATNRPAAGNFSGLFGALVNAFVGWNDARVTRNALNHLTDRELDDIGLVRGDIDSIAPRN; encoded by the coding sequence ATGTCCGTAATTGCAACGAACCGTCCTGCCGCAGGCAACTTCTCCGGCCTCTTCGGTGCCCTCGTCAATGCGTTTGTCGGCTGGAACGACGCGCGCGTGACGCGCAACGCACTGAACCACCTGACCGACCGTGAGCTCGACGATATCGGCCTGGTTCGGGGCGACATCGACTCGATCGCGCCGCGCAACTGA
- a CDS encoding 50S ribosomal protein L11 methyltransferase, which produces MATFSALTTLPAREPAEALAEAMEKFLPEPSGIGCSEIEDGTGMFEVGVYFDDRPDEIELALMAAIYGAKPFAVSEIPETDWVAHVKRELQPVEAGRFFVYGSHDADRVPDGRVALLIEAAMAFGTGHHATTKGCLLALDRLDQAGFRGGNVADIGCGTAVLAMAAASIWPSPVIAADIDPVAVEVAEANVAANGLARQVRCVEAAGFDHSEITGAMPFDLIFANILKAPLIELAPAMARAVRSDGYVILSGILDNQADDVSRIYENVGFSPISRDDIGEWATLVLKRGQ; this is translated from the coding sequence ATGGCCACGTTTTCTGCGCTCACAACTCTCCCCGCCAGGGAACCGGCCGAGGCGCTCGCCGAAGCGATGGAGAAGTTCCTGCCCGAGCCGAGCGGAATCGGCTGCTCCGAGATCGAAGACGGAACGGGCATGTTCGAAGTCGGCGTCTACTTCGACGACCGGCCCGACGAGATAGAGCTCGCACTCATGGCGGCGATCTACGGCGCGAAGCCATTTGCGGTCTCTGAGATTCCGGAGACCGACTGGGTCGCCCACGTGAAGCGCGAATTGCAGCCGGTGGAGGCCGGGCGCTTTTTCGTCTACGGTAGCCACGATGCCGATCGCGTGCCCGACGGTCGCGTCGCGCTTCTTATCGAGGCGGCGATGGCGTTCGGGACCGGCCACCACGCCACCACCAAGGGCTGCCTTCTCGCGCTCGACCGGCTTGACCAGGCCGGGTTCCGGGGTGGCAACGTGGCCGACATCGGCTGCGGAACGGCGGTTCTGGCGATGGCTGCGGCCTCGATCTGGCCCAGCCCTGTGATCGCGGCCGATATCGACCCCGTCGCGGTCGAAGTGGCAGAGGCTAACGTCGCTGCCAATGGGCTCGCGAGGCAGGTGCGTTGCGTCGAGGCGGCGGGCTTCGATCATTCCGAGATCACGGGGGCGATGCCCTTCGACCTCATCTTCGCCAATATCCTGAAGGCACCGCTCATCGAACTTGCCCCCGCCATGGCGCGCGCAGTTCGTTCCGATGGTTACGTGATTCTGTCAGGAATCCTCGACAATCAAGCCGACGATGTGTCGCGGATCTACGAAAATGTTGGATTCTCGCCAATCAGCCGCGACGATATCGGTGAATGGGCGACATTGGTTCTGAAACGCGGCCAATGA
- a CDS encoding DUF484 family protein, whose product MAESAIIAAELRDKLLAEPEVILEDRDLMRALIAANERAMGSNIVDLRGIAMERLEARLDRLEDTHRSVIAAAYENLAGTNQVHRAILQMLDPVDFEDFVKNLGGEVAQILRVDCVRLVLETVQRDHDPTLDRLGEVLCIAEPGFVEDYLAGGRNAPGRSIVLRQTLPESESIYGLSGPWIRSEAALKLELGRGKLPGMLALGAEDPHQFRPNQGTDLLTFFAGVFERAMRRWLA is encoded by the coding sequence ATGGCGGAATCAGCGATTATCGCAGCAGAGTTGCGCGACAAACTTCTGGCGGAGCCGGAAGTGATCCTGGAAGATCGCGACCTGATGCGAGCGCTGATCGCGGCCAACGAGCGCGCGATGGGGTCGAACATTGTCGACCTGCGCGGTATCGCGATGGAACGGCTCGAGGCGCGGCTCGACCGGCTTGAGGACACGCACCGCTCCGTCATCGCGGCGGCCTACGAGAACCTCGCCGGCACGAACCAGGTTCACCGCGCGATCCTGCAGATGCTGGACCCGGTCGATTTCGAGGATTTCGTGAAGAACCTCGGCGGCGAGGTAGCGCAGATTCTTCGTGTCGATTGCGTGCGCCTGGTGCTCGAAACAGTGCAGAGGGATCACGACCCGACGCTCGACCGTCTGGGCGAAGTCCTCTGCATCGCTGAACCGGGCTTCGTCGAAGACTACCTGGCTGGCGGGCGCAACGCGCCCGGCCGGTCCATCGTGCTGCGCCAGACCTTGCCGGAATCTGAATCGATCTACGGCCTGTCCGGTCCCTGGATCCGGTCCGAGGCGGCGCTCAAGCTCGAACTCGGAAGAGGAAAGCTTCCGGGCATGCTGGCACTCGGCGCCGAAGACCCGCACCAGTTCCGCCCCAATCAGGGCACCGACCTTCTCACATTCTTCGCGGGCGTATTCGAACGCGCAATGCGGCGCTGGCTGGCCTGA
- a CDS encoding sugar O-acetyltransferase, whose product MARSPREIMASGEWYSCLDAAYEEMRRAARRACHQHATMEPDERGACAPLVAELVALGRDCWIEAPFHCSYGINLTLGDGVYLNAGCVVLDSAPVRIGTRALLGPGVHIYCADHHRDPTKRRAGIERAMPVTVGSDVWIGGGAILLPGVSIGEGAIVAAGAIVSRDVAPRSRVAGIPARAL is encoded by the coding sequence ATGGCCCGTTCCCCGCGTGAGATCATGGCGAGCGGGGAGTGGTACTCATGCCTCGACGCAGCCTACGAGGAGATGCGGCGCGCGGCCCGCCGGGCCTGCCATCAGCACGCGACGATGGAGCCTGACGAGCGCGGTGCGTGCGCCCCGCTCGTGGCGGAGCTTGTCGCACTGGGCCGCGACTGCTGGATCGAAGCACCATTCCACTGCTCCTACGGCATCAATCTGACGCTCGGCGACGGCGTTTATCTTAACGCGGGCTGTGTCGTTCTGGATTCCGCGCCCGTGCGAATCGGCACGCGCGCGCTGCTCGGCCCCGGCGTGCATATCTACTGTGCCGACCATCACCGTGACCCGACCAAGCGCCGCGCGGGCATTGAGCGGGCGATGCCTGTCACCGTCGGTAGCGATGTCTGGATCGGCGGCGGCGCGATCCTCTTGCCGGGCGTCTCCATCGGGGAGGGCGCCATCGTCGCGGCGGGCGCGATCGTTTCGCGCGACGTCGCCCCCAGATCACGGGTTGCAGGCATCCCTGCGCGGGCGCTATAG
- the ruvA gene encoding Holliday junction branch migration protein RuvA, with translation MIGRIAGVILHRAADHVLIDVRGVGYVVHVSDRTAAALPPAGGAVALYTDLLVREDILQLFGFPTLLEKEWHRLLTTVQGVGAKASMAILGTLGAEGVARAIALGDWSAVRAAPGVGPKLAQRVVMELKDKAPTVMALGGALTVDVPAGEVVVEAPAWKTTAQTAPVQSAAATAEALSALVNLGYGQGEAAAAVAEAAGAAPEAGTSDLIRASLKLLAPKG, from the coding sequence ATGATCGGGCGCATTGCAGGAGTCATCCTGCACCGCGCGGCCGATCACGTTCTGATCGACGTTCGCGGCGTGGGCTATGTCGTCCATGTTTCCGACCGTACGGCGGCGGCCTTGCCGCCCGCAGGCGGGGCCGTGGCACTCTATACCGATCTTCTGGTGCGCGAAGATATTCTGCAGCTTTTCGGCTTTCCGACGCTCCTCGAGAAAGAGTGGCATCGGCTGCTGACAACGGTGCAGGGCGTCGGCGCGAAGGCGTCTATGGCCATTCTCGGCACGCTCGGCGCCGAAGGTGTCGCCCGCGCCATCGCGCTCGGCGACTGGTCGGCGGTCAGGGCCGCGCCGGGGGTCGGGCCGAAGCTCGCCCAGCGCGTGGTGATGGAACTGAAGGACAAGGCGCCGACAGTGATGGCGCTCGGCGGGGCCCTGACGGTCGATGTCCCGGCAGGTGAGGTCGTGGTCGAGGCGCCGGCGTGGAAGACGACTGCGCAGACTGCCCCCGTGCAATCGGCCGCCGCCACTGCCGAGGCTCTGTCGGCGCTCGTCAATCTCGGCTACGGCCAGGGCGAGGCCGCCGCCGCCGTGGCCGAGGCCGCAGGTGCAGCGCCCGAGGCAGGGACGTCCGACCTGATCCGGGCGAGCCTCAAGCTCCTCGCGCCGAAAGGGTAA
- a CDS encoding MFS transporter, whose amino-acid sequence MFRIPTITLKEAEGLPRWRQPAFLLFLMAAAMPIAFATWSALLNNFVKEAAGFTGVEIGWLHTVREIPGFLAIGVIVLLWALREQVLALLALGLLGAATAVTAIFPTLGGILMITLLSSIGFHYFETVNQSLQLQWIDKKRAPQVLGWIVAIGSGAAMAAYGLIVVTWQAFDLSYGLVYGIAGGTTLAIAIFAALAYPQFDAPDPQLKKFILRRRYWLYYVMQFMAGARRQIFVVFAAFMMVERFGFQVHQVTALFLINYLVNMIAAPLMGHAVGRFGERNALIFEYTGLLCVFLAYGGIYWFGWGVVLAAVLYVLDHLFFSLSFALKTYFQKIADPQDIAPTAAVAFTINHIAAVFLPALLGYLWVVSPGAVFGLAAALAGLSVLLSLLVPRHPEPGFETVFARGLPVVAE is encoded by the coding sequence ATGTTCCGCATTCCGACAATCACGCTGAAGGAAGCCGAAGGCCTGCCTCGCTGGCGGCAGCCGGCCTTCCTTCTGTTCCTGATGGCCGCCGCAATGCCAATCGCCTTCGCCACCTGGTCGGCGCTTCTGAACAACTTCGTCAAGGAAGCGGCGGGCTTCACCGGAGTGGAGATCGGCTGGCTGCACACGGTGCGCGAAATTCCGGGCTTCCTCGCAATCGGCGTGATCGTCCTCTTGTGGGCCTTGCGAGAACAGGTGCTCGCGCTGCTGGCGCTCGGACTTCTGGGGGCGGCGACGGCGGTGACGGCGATATTCCCGACGCTCGGGGGCATCCTGATGATCACGCTTCTCTCGTCGATCGGGTTCCACTATTTCGAGACGGTCAATCAGTCGCTTCAGCTTCAGTGGATCGACAAAAAGCGCGCGCCGCAGGTGCTCGGCTGGATCGTCGCCATCGGATCGGGCGCAGCGATGGCGGCCTACGGGTTGATCGTGGTGACCTGGCAGGCATTCGACCTGAGCTACGGTCTTGTCTACGGGATCGCGGGCGGCACGACGCTCGCCATCGCGATCTTCGCCGCCCTCGCCTATCCGCAGTTCGATGCGCCCGACCCGCAATTGAAGAAGTTCATTCTGCGCAGGCGCTATTGGCTTTACTACGTAATGCAGTTCATGGCTGGCGCGCGGCGTCAGATATTCGTCGTTTTCGCAGCCTTCATGATGGTCGAACGGTTCGGGTTCCAGGTGCACCAGGTCACGGCGCTGTTCCTGATCAACTATCTCGTCAACATGATCGCCGCGCCGCTCATGGGCCACGCCGTCGGGCGTTTCGGCGAACGCAACGCGCTCATCTTCGAATACACCGGGCTGCTTTGCGTCTTCCTCGCCTATGGCGGGATCTACTGGTTCGGCTGGGGCGTCGTGCTGGCGGCGGTGCTCTACGTCCTCGACCACCTGTTCTTCTCACTGAGCTTCGCACTCAAGACCTACTTCCAGAAGATCGCGGACCCGCAGGATATCGCGCCCACAGCGGCTGTCGCCTTCACGATCAACCACATCGCTGCGGTCTTTCTGCCGGCGCTGCTCGGCTACCTCTGGGTCGTCTCGCCCGGGGCGGTCTTCGGCCTCGCGGCGGCGCTCGCGGGATTGTCTGTGCTGCTTTCGCTGCTCGTCCCACGGCATCCCGAACCGGGATTCGAAACGGTCTTCGCGCGCGGCCTGCCGGTGGTGGCGGAATGA
- the msrA gene encoding peptide-methionine (S)-S-oxide reductase MsrA has protein sequence MLNALFGKKATMPTADEALPGRAEAIPTADTHFISGRPLKSPVPEGMEEAMFGMGCFWGVERKFWQLDGTWLTMVGYSGGSTPNPTYHETCTGRTGQNEVVRVIYDPKVISYEDLLKVFWEGHDPTQGNRQGNDVGTQYRSGIYTYSDRQTEAAEESREVYAQRLKAAGYGPITTEIVPASPFYFAEDYHQQYLAKNPGGYCGVGGTGVSCPIGLKA, from the coding sequence ATGCTGAACGCCCTTTTCGGAAAGAAAGCCACGATGCCCACGGCCGATGAGGCGCTGCCCGGCCGCGCCGAGGCCATTCCCACGGCGGACACCCACTTCATCTCTGGCCGTCCGCTGAAATCCCCGGTGCCCGAGGGCATGGAGGAGGCTATGTTCGGCATGGGTTGCTTCTGGGGCGTCGAGCGCAAGTTCTGGCAGCTCGACGGGACCTGGCTGACGATGGTCGGCTATTCGGGCGGGAGCACGCCCAACCCGACGTATCATGAGACCTGCACTGGGCGCACCGGGCAGAATGAGGTCGTGCGGGTAATCTACGATCCCAAGGTCATCAGCTACGAGGACCTGCTGAAGGTCTTTTGGGAAGGTCACGACCCGACACAGGGCAACCGGCAGGGCAACGACGTCGGAACCCAGTACCGGTCAGGCATCTACACCTATTCCGACAGGCAGACTGAGGCGGCCGAAGAAAGTCGCGAGGTCTATGCGCAACGGCTCAAGGCCGCGGGCTACGGGCCGATCACGACCGAGATCGTGCCCGCGAGCCCGTTCTACTTCGCCGAGGATTACCACCAGCAGTACCTCGCCAAGAACCCCGGAGGCTACTGCGGCGTGGGCGGCACCGGCGTGAGCTGCCCCATCGGTCTCAAGGCCTGA